A window of Puntigrus tetrazona isolate hp1 chromosome 11, ASM1883169v1, whole genome shotgun sequence contains these coding sequences:
- the errfi1a gene encoding ERBB receptor feedback inhibitor 1a isoform X2 codes for MIYTSLLFLIYSIYFNIDSSMDYNIQSRQQVLPSFLGAEKQRTPLQSPNNPVGQPLPPKKPRPSQLTLHTDSFTSSPAEDDQVVPCFQRLTVSDRISPPQTPSRVTKPLPPIPGSAELSPDQAMDSEVEFFNGDDNRCLVSESSSKHSSFRYGMPSRRSFRGCGQINYAYFEGPTSMQKPQMQPQKLRQERETQQREQELRDHHHHQQQPQQQQNCFRQQERTQRKLRRSHSGPAGCFNKPTSFRLSSHHRNMQGLDKPEVPPRVPIPPRPIKTGDYRRWSAEVSPGAHSDDDRPPKVPPREPLSSGSSRTPSPKSLPVYLNGIMPPTQSFAPDPKYVSRGLQRQNSEGSPCILPVMENGRKASTTHYFLLPQRPSYLDKHEKYLTDSTASRGTDASNSSLDWDCQSKKKMTHQIDLV; via the exons ATGATCTACACAA GTCTCCTATTCTTAATCTACAGCATATACTTCAACATTGATTCTTCTATGGATTATAACATTCAGTCCCGGCAACAGGTGCTGCCATCGTTTTTAGGAGCGGAAA AACAGCGGACTCCTCTTCAGTCACCAAACAACCCAGTAGGCCAGCCCTTGCCCCCCAAAAAACCAAGACCTTCCCAGCTCACCTTGCACACAGACTCTTTTACATCCAGCCCTGCTGAAGACGACCAAGTGGTTCCCTGCTTTCAACGTCTAACAGTATCTGACCGCATCAGTCCTCCACAGACACCCAGCCGAGTCACCAAACCCCTTCCCCCGATTCCTGGTTCAGCAGAGCTTTCCCCGGATCAGGCTATGGACAGTGAGGTAGAGTTCTTCAATGGAGATGACAATCGCTGCCTAGTTTCAGAATCTTCCTCAAAACACTCTTCTTTCCGCTATGGAATGCCCAGTCGGAGGAGTTTCAGGGGCTGTGGACAGATAAACTACGCATACTTTGAAGGTCCAACCTCCATGCAGAAGCCACAGATGCAGCCACAAAAACTGAGGCAGGAGCGGGAAACCCAGCAGAGAGAACAGGAACTCCGcgatcaccaccaccaccaacaGCAACCGCAGCAGCAGCAAAACTGTTTCCGACAGCAGGAACGTACGCAAAGGAAGCTGCGGCGCTCCCATTCTGGCCCCGCTGGCTGCTTCAACAAACCCACCTCCTTTCGGCTGTCCAGTCACCACCGGAACATGCAAGGCCTGGATAAACCGGAAGTTCCTCCCAGAGTCCCTATTCCGCCACGACCAATCAAGACTGGAGACTACCGCCGCTGGTCAGCCGAAGTCTCACCTGGAGCCCACAGCGACGACGACCGACCTCCGAAAGTACCTCCTAGAGAGCCTTTATCCAGCGGTAGTTCACGCACTCCGAGCCCAAAGAGCCTTCCAGTGTACCTCAACGGGATCATGCCCCCAACACAGAGCTTTGCCCCGGACCCTAAATATGTCAGTCGTGGCCTGCAACGACAGAATAGTGAAGGTTCCCCATGCATTCTGCCTGTCATGGAGAACGGCAGGAAAGCAAGCACTACGCACTACTTCCTTTTGCCACAACGTCCATCGTATCTGGACAAACATGAGAAGTATTTAACAGACAGCACGGCGAGTCGAGGCACTGATGCCTCGAATTCAAGTTTGGACTGGGACTGtcaaagcaaaaagaaaatgacgCACCAAATAGACTTGGTATGA
- the errfi1a gene encoding ERBB receptor feedback inhibitor 1a isoform X1 gives MRTDCSWSMSTAGLTAQEICLPAQSLFLRDSHWHSMAGAKPSWKYHDLHNIYFNIDSSMDYNIQSRQQVLPSFLGAEKQRTPLQSPNNPVGQPLPPKKPRPSQLTLHTDSFTSSPAEDDQVVPCFQRLTVSDRISPPQTPSRVTKPLPPIPGSAELSPDQAMDSEVEFFNGDDNRCLVSESSSKHSSFRYGMPSRRSFRGCGQINYAYFEGPTSMQKPQMQPQKLRQERETQQREQELRDHHHHQQQPQQQQNCFRQQERTQRKLRRSHSGPAGCFNKPTSFRLSSHHRNMQGLDKPEVPPRVPIPPRPIKTGDYRRWSAEVSPGAHSDDDRPPKVPPREPLSSGSSRTPSPKSLPVYLNGIMPPTQSFAPDPKYVSRGLQRQNSEGSPCILPVMENGRKASTTHYFLLPQRPSYLDKHEKYLTDSTASRGTDASNSSLDWDCQSKKKMTHQIDLV, from the exons ATGCGAACCGACTGCAGCTGGAGCATGTCCACTGCAGGCTTGACTGCCCAGGAGATCTGTTTACCCGCGCAAAGCCTATTCCTGCGGGACAGCCATTGGCATAGCATGGCCGGAGCTAAGCCCTCTTGGAAATACCATGATCTACACAA CATATACTTCAACATTGATTCTTCTATGGATTATAACATTCAGTCCCGGCAACAGGTGCTGCCATCGTTTTTAGGAGCGGAAA AACAGCGGACTCCTCTTCAGTCACCAAACAACCCAGTAGGCCAGCCCTTGCCCCCCAAAAAACCAAGACCTTCCCAGCTCACCTTGCACACAGACTCTTTTACATCCAGCCCTGCTGAAGACGACCAAGTGGTTCCCTGCTTTCAACGTCTAACAGTATCTGACCGCATCAGTCCTCCACAGACACCCAGCCGAGTCACCAAACCCCTTCCCCCGATTCCTGGTTCAGCAGAGCTTTCCCCGGATCAGGCTATGGACAGTGAGGTAGAGTTCTTCAATGGAGATGACAATCGCTGCCTAGTTTCAGAATCTTCCTCAAAACACTCTTCTTTCCGCTATGGAATGCCCAGTCGGAGGAGTTTCAGGGGCTGTGGACAGATAAACTACGCATACTTTGAAGGTCCAACCTCCATGCAGAAGCCACAGATGCAGCCACAAAAACTGAGGCAGGAGCGGGAAACCCAGCAGAGAGAACAGGAACTCCGcgatcaccaccaccaccaacaGCAACCGCAGCAGCAGCAAAACTGTTTCCGACAGCAGGAACGTACGCAAAGGAAGCTGCGGCGCTCCCATTCTGGCCCCGCTGGCTGCTTCAACAAACCCACCTCCTTTCGGCTGTCCAGTCACCACCGGAACATGCAAGGCCTGGATAAACCGGAAGTTCCTCCCAGAGTCCCTATTCCGCCACGACCAATCAAGACTGGAGACTACCGCCGCTGGTCAGCCGAAGTCTCACCTGGAGCCCACAGCGACGACGACCGACCTCCGAAAGTACCTCCTAGAGAGCCTTTATCCAGCGGTAGTTCACGCACTCCGAGCCCAAAGAGCCTTCCAGTGTACCTCAACGGGATCATGCCCCCAACACAGAGCTTTGCCCCGGACCCTAAATATGTCAGTCGTGGCCTGCAACGACAGAATAGTGAAGGTTCCCCATGCATTCTGCCTGTCATGGAGAACGGCAGGAAAGCAAGCACTACGCACTACTTCCTTTTGCCACAACGTCCATCGTATCTGGACAAACATGAGAAGTATTTAACAGACAGCACGGCGAGTCGAGGCACTGATGCCTCGAATTCAAGTTTGGACTGGGACTGtcaaagcaaaaagaaaatgacgCACCAAATAGACTTGGTATGA